Proteins encoded together in one Bactrocera neohumeralis isolate Rockhampton chromosome 4, APGP_CSIRO_Bneo_wtdbg2-racon-allhic-juicebox.fasta_v2, whole genome shotgun sequence window:
- the LOC126757188 gene encoding serine/threonine-protein kinase 10 isoform X4, whose amino-acid sequence MSFINNLKKVFHLGGGEAKKKRLYNNIKMDTDPAEFWEMVGELGDGAFGKVYKAQHKEQKRFAAAKLCTLEDEENLSDHMVEIDILSEIKHPNIVELYEAFSIEDKLWMLIEYCDGGALDSIMVELEKPLTEPQIAYVCRHMTEGLNFLHNNKVIHRDLKAGNVLLTMEGGVKLADFGVSAKNKHTLQKHDTFIGTPYWMAPELVLCETFRDNPYDLKVDIWSLGITLIELAQMEPPNSEMSPMRVLLKIQKSDPPTLDQPSKWSKEFVDFLKKALVKDPQQRPPTDILLQHKFINCELDAKPIKDLLLEYKAEVVEEVVDDDAEEPRNSALRLDLDDDSASLQSQDIDKRTPTSVSMDSKEPNQTNSIPQSKLSQQQGGAADNASPVLQKTLENNITPSSKGAKEDEPIFSVNNTPKDNDTSNKTLSTAGVASKQAVATNTANEAADSLPERGVDADRKITKKEKGKAPPPPSTAAVITKPTEAPIPTTATAHARAEPEKRSNEERTQAPLAPMTVPIELTKNVEIDVQTTLAAQAAQEQAHVPAPPSPTTSSAAVSVNSASSSSVKSGAMLSSSTSLITINSEASPTGTPTRAFNNQAQQQQQNIVHPNSLEAGVSQIRVVTSTHPPVIIDNSVPAAAAAVPQSEVIIVSNDLNKSTHVPESSTDDDFTSFDDSLGDSPLSPRQSSMIVAVCEENTEETDKADINTESNQSIHGKGSRARKLDESEVLIVSPSYVDDDSAYNTATGSHEHSEHLMDTSHVSVVTVGDEIKVKDSSHLSTDQYDTTLSNDNNNLNNQRPFIKNHNNNNHQNGQIIAGTSTEDVNIIINRNTPQDIGVGKRPSPDNSVGSMDSRTLSDSGSLRSSGGVVRRAVGLNIATVDQSDVESIGTTTSHDSRNEAETPIMGTKIPEDEEVVIRRKQGAPKIAPTGPTKEEIELRNLRKKTRKRTRKFEIDGVQVTTTTSRVIYGDEESGRLYDDHVFRKQELRELKMLQKQEKKQQNDLQLKEQIAREQQDRRFEQERISLEKTYEADMDTLARQQKQLIERTEQAQESELRSSSKRIRSDQEQELKIFRENLKQEIRLLKQEVDLLPKDKRKDEFKQRRSAMELDHEEKERAFLDSLKERHELLLRRLSEKHRDHLATINRNFLQQKQNAMRTREALLWELEEKQLHERHQLSKRHVKELCFMQRHQMIVRHEKELDQVKKMLQRKEEDMIKKQALEKRALPKRIRAERKARDLMFRESLRISTNLDPEVERERLKKFQEQEKKRYTLEERRFEIKHQKQLEELRATREGAIRELEQLQNEKRKALVEHEQAKLTDIDERLKAELREWKEQLVPRKQKLIDTLNAMSERFEQKYGPIPERVPFTKQDIEVPLQLRGFFNDAPRTLPRGLFLSDNQMLRSRTYFTLSSDPRAKFTGSTPDLSRSVPTTPIFRKFAQPKLRSDSLALERAPKLREQRASEDIVELRQAHGVLTPRFAAAATVTAAPTTAALTTATTTTNDSIDMPSAAGQLKAINVQTPTLGASRQVDTERPTLSTFRSTMPPPTSQYATTTTKSSRAPLRDADIVHERFNKRDNARVVDPTTKAAASAATTTSETELRQQAQNLLYSSSFAIKRPSLYGSGRSSLGSTQSLYDIYEGSTRFSNNNEHTAPVSPPPPSLGLAGKRASALLDSIEPSLRASIKLSSVQELQNLDDNEVKYTIPRIGTTDRKSKKNKAFSPLEEDSMA is encoded by the exons ATGTCGTTCATAAATAATCTTAAGAAAGTATTCCACCTTGGTGGTGGTGAGGCGAAAAAGAAACGCCTCtataataacatcaaaatggaCACAGATCCGGCGGAGTTTTGGGAAATGGTAGGCGAGTTGGGAGATGGAGCTTTTGGCAAGGTATATAAGGCGCAACACAAGGAACAAAAACGCTTTGCTGCGGCAAAATTGTGCACATTAGAAGATGAAGAGAATCTAAGTGATCACATGGTTGAAATAGATATTTTGTCAGAGATAAAGCATCCAAATATTGTGGAGTTGTATGAAGCCTTCTCAATTGAAGACAAGCTGTGG ATGTTAATTGAGTATTGCGATGGCGGTGCACTTGACAGCATAATGGTGGAATTAGAGAAACCACTCACGGAACCACAAATAGCCTACGTTTGCCGGCACATGACTGAAGGTTTAAATTTTCTACACAATAATAAAGTAATCCATCGAGATTTAAAAGCTGGGAATGTATTACTAACCATGGAAGGCGGTGTCAAATTAG CTGATTTTGGCGTGTCGGCTAAGAATAAGCATACTTTACAAAAGCACGACACATTCATAGGCACACCTTATTGGATGGCGCCAGAGCTAGTGCTGTGTGAAACATTTCGGGATAATCCTTACGATTTAAAAGTGGATATCTGGTCACTGGGCATAACATTAATCGAGTTAGCGCAAATGGAACCACCAAATAGTGAAATGTCACCGATGcgtgttttattgaaaatacaaaaaagcgaTCCCCCCACACTGGATCAGCCATCAAAGTGGAGTAAGGAATTCGTTGACTTTCTAAAGAAAGCTTTGGTCAAA GATCCACAACAACGTCCACCCACAGATATTTTATTACAACATAAATTCATTAATTGTGAACTAGACGCTAAACCCATAAAAGACTTATTATTAGAATATAAAGCTGAAGTTGTTGAAGAAGTTGTCGATGATGATGCTGAG GAACCCCGCAACTCGGCGCTCCGGCTCGACCTGGACGATGACTCTGCCTCTTTGCAGAGCCAAGATATTGACAAAC GTACCCCAACATCAGTATCTATGGACTCTAAAGAAccaaatcaaacaaatagtaTACCACAAAGTAAACTATCACAACAACAAGGCGGAGCTGCAGATAATGCTTCACCTGTTTTGCAAAAAActcttgaaaataatataacaccATCTTCTAAGGGGGCCAAAGAGGATGAACCAATATTTAGCGTTAATAATACGCCCAAAGATAATGACACGAGTAATAAGACGCTTTCAACAGCTGGAGTGGCCAGTAAGCAAGCAGTTGCTACCAACACTGCCAACGAAGCTGCTGATAGTCTTCCTGAGAGAGGCGTTGACGCCGATAGGAAG ATCACCAAAAAGGAGAAGGGTAAAGCGCCACCACCACCGTCTACTGCTGCTGTAATCACCAAGCCGACCGAAGCACCAATACCCACAACGGCAACTGCCCACGCACGCGCTGAGCCGGAGAAGCGCAGCAACGAAGAACGTACACAAGCACCGCTAGCGCCTATGACGGTGCCCATCGAGCTGACCAAAAATGTGGAAATCGATGTACAAACAACGCTTGCCGCACAAGCTGCACAAGAGCAAGCGCACGTGCCAGCACCACCATCGCCGACCACATCATCGGCAGCGGTTTCGGTGAATTCCGCTTCGTCGTCGTCGGTGAAGAGCGGTGCTATGCTCAGCTCGAGCACTTCGCTCATCACCATAAATAGCGAGGCGTCGCCAACCGGCACGCCAACTCGTGCATTCAACAATcaggcacaacaacaacaacaaaatatagtTCATCCCAATAGCTTGGAAGCTGGCGTCAGTCAGATAAGAGTCGTGACCAGCACGCATCCACCGGTCATAATTGACAATTCAGTGCCGGCTGCCGCTGCTGCAGTGCCGCAAAGTGAAGTGATCATTGTTTCGAATGATTTGAATAAGAGCACACATGTGCCGGAATCTTCAACTGATGATGATTTCACTTCCTTCGATGACAGTCTGGGCGATTCACCGCTATCACCCCGTCAGTCATCCATGATAGTGGCCGTTTGCGAGGAGAACACCGAGGAAACGGACAAGGCTGACATAAACACCGAAAGTAATCAGTCCATACACGGTAAAGGTTCGCGTGCGCGCAAATTAGACGAGAGTGAGGTGCTAATAGTTAGCCCATCTTATGTGGATGATGATTCTGCGTACAATACAGCCACCGGCAGTCACGAACACAGCGAACATCTAATGGACACTAGTCACGTGTCTGTTGTGACTGTTGGCGATGAGATCAAAGTCAAGGATAGTAGTCATCTAAGCACCGATCAATATGATACGACACtcagcaacgacaacaacaatctGAATAATCAACGACCATTCATAAAGaatcacaataacaacaaccaccaaAACGGCCAAATTATCGCTGGCACATCGACCGAagatgtaaatattattataaatcgtAATACACCACAAGACATTGGTGTCGGCAAACGACCGTCACCGGATAATAGCGTCGGTTCTATGGATTCGCGTACATTAAGCGATAGCGGTTCGTTGCGTTCGAGTGGCGGTGTGGTACGACGTGCTGTCGGCTTGAATATTGCAACGGTTGATCAGAGTGACGTTGAGAGTATCGGCACCACAACTAGTCATGATAGTCGTAATGAGGCGGAGACACCCATAATGGGCACGAAGATACCCGAAGATGAGGAAGTTGTCATACGACGTAAACAGGGTGCACCGAAGATAGCACCCACTGGGCCGACTAAAGAGGAAATCGAATTACGTAATCTACGTAAGAAGACACGAAAACGTACGCGAAAATTCGAAATCGATGGTGTACAGGTGACGACCACCACCAGTCGTGTTATATACGGTGACGAGGAGTCGGGCAGACTATACGATGATCATGTGTTCCGCAAGCAAGAGTTGCGTgaattgaaaatgttgcaaaagcAGGAGAAGAAACAGCAAAACGATTTGCAATTGAAGGAGCAAATAGCGCGTGAGCAACAGGATCGTCGTTTCGAGCAGGAGCGCATTTCGCTGGAGAAGACGTACGAAGCGGATATGGATACTTTGGCACGACAACAGAAGCAGTTGATTGAGCGCACGGAACAGGCTCAGGAGAGTGAG TTGCGTAGCTCATCGAAACGCATACGTTCCGATCAAGAACAGGAATTGAAAATCTTCCGTGAGAATTTGAAACAAGAAATCCGTTTGCTCAAACAAGAGGTGGACTTGCTGCCCAAAGATAAACGTAAGGACGAATTCAAGCAACGTCGTTCCGCCATGGAGCTGGATCATGAGGAGAAAGAGCGCGCCTTCCTGGATTCGCTCAAAGAACGCCATGAATTGCTATTGCGACGCTTAAGCGAAAAGCATCGCGATCATCTTGCCACCATCAATCGTAATTTcctacaacaaaagcaaaatgccATGCGTACACGCGAAGCGTTACTTTGGGAATTGGAGGAGAAGCAATTACACGAACGCCATCAGCTGTCCAAGCGCCACGTCAAGGAGTTGTGCTTCATGCAACGCCATCAAATGATTGTGCGACACGAAAAGGAATTGGATCAGGTGAAGAAAATGTTGCAACGCAAAGAGGAGGACATGATTAAGAAGCAGGCACTGGAGAAGCGCGCGCTGCCAAAGCGTATACGTGCCGAACGCAAAGCGCGCGATTTGATGTTCCGTGAGTCATTGCGCATATCCACGAATCTGGATCCAGAGGTCGAGCGAGAACGTCTTAAGAAG ttcCAAGAACAAGAAAAGAAACGCTACACGTTAGAGGAGCGTCGATTTGAAATTAAACACCAAAAGCAGTTGGAGGAATTGCGCGCCACACGTGAGGGTGCGATAAG AGAACTCGAACAGCTGCAGAATGAAAAACGCAAAGCTTTGGTCGAACACGAACAGGCCAAGCTAACAGACATCGATGAGCGCCTAAAGGCTGAGTTGCGTGAATGGAAGGAGCAATTAGTACCTAGAAAGCAG AAGCTTATCGACACGCTTAACGCCATGTCTGAGCGTTTCGAGCAAAAATATGGTCCTATACCCGAACGCGTGCCCTTCACCAAGCAAGATATTGAGGTGCCCCTGCAGCTACGCGGCTTCTTCAATGACGCGCCACGCACGCTACCGCGCGGCCTCTTCCTCAGCGACAATCAAATGTTACGTTCACGCACCTACTTTACGCTCTCATCCGATCCGCGTGCCAAATTCACCGGCTCCACACCCGATCTGAGTCGCAGCGTGCCCACCACACCGATTTTTCGCAAATTTGCGCAACCGAAACTGCGCAGCGACAGCTTAGCGCTCGAGCGCGCGCCCAAATTACGTGAGCAACGCGCCAGCGAGGATATTGTTGAGTTGCGGCAGGCGCACGGTGTGCTCACGCCACGTTTTGCAGCCGCTGCTACGGTTACAGCGGCGCCAACAACAGCGGCTTTAACAACGGCAACAACTACCACCAACGACAGTATCGATATGCCAAGCGCGGCTGGCCAATTGAAGGCAATTAATGTGCAGACACCTACACTCGGCGCCAGTCGTCAAGTGGACACCGAACGGCCGACGCTTTCGACTTTTCGCAGCACAATGCCGCCGCCAACAAGTCAATATGCCACTACTACAACAAAGTCATCTCGTGCGCCATTGCGTGATGCGGATATTGTGCATGAACGCTTCAACAAGAGAGATAATGCAAGAGTTGTTGACCCAACAACCAAAGCAGCAGCatctgcagcaacaacaacaagcgaaaCCGAATTGCGTCAACAAGCGCAAAATCTGCTTTACTCCTCATCGTTTGCCATAAAACGGCCCTCACTGTATGGCAGCGGTCGCTCCTCGCTGGGCAGCACACAATCGCTCTACGACATTTACGAGGGCAGCACGCgcttcagcaacaacaacgaacacACAGCGCCAGTGTCACCGCCGCCGCCGTCCTTGGGGTTGGCGGGCAAGCGTGCGAGCGCGCTGTTGGACAGCATTGAGCCCTCGTTGCGCGCCTCCATCAAGTTGAGCAGCGTGCAGGAGCTGCAGAATTTGGATGATAACGAGGTGAAATACACGATACCGCGAATTGGCACAACCGATAGGAAGTCGAAGAAAAATAAAGCGTTCAGTCCGTTAGAAGAGGATTCAATGGCTTAG
- the LOC126757188 gene encoding serine/threonine-protein kinase 10 isoform X6 has translation MSFINNLKKVFHLGGGEAKKKRLYNNIKMDTDPAEFWEMVGELGDGAFGKVYKAQHKEQKRFAAAKLCTLEDEENLSDHMVEIDILSEIKHPNIVELYEAFSIEDKLWMLIEYCDGGALDSIMVELEKPLTEPQIAYVCRHMTEGLNFLHNNKVIHRDLKAGNVLLTMEGGVKLADFGVSAKNKHTLQKHDTFIGTPYWMAPELVLCETFRDNPYDLKVDIWSLGITLIELAQMEPPNSEMSPMRVLLKIQKSDPPTLDQPSKWSKEFVDFLKKALVKDPQQRPPTDILLQHKFINCELDAKPIKDLLLEYKAEVVEEVVDDDAEKLKRQVKRRSLYQREPRNSALRLDLDDDSASLQSQDIDKLPGTPTSVSMDSKEPNQTNSIPQSKLSQQQGGAADNASPVLQKTLENNITPSSKGAKEDEPIFSVNNTPKDNDTSNKTLSTAGVASKQAVATNTANEAADSLPERGVDADRKITKKEKGKAPPPPSTAAVITKPTEAPIPTTATAHARAEPEKRSNEERTQAPLAPMTVPIELTKNVEIDVQTTLAAQAAQEQAHVPAPPSPTTSSAAVSVNSASSSSVKSGAMLSSSTSLITINSEASPTGTPTRAFNNQAQQQQQNIVHPNSLEAGVSQIRVVTSTHPPVIIDNSVPAAAAAVPQSEVIIVSNDLNKSTHVPESSTDDDFTSFDDSLGDSPLSPRQSSMIVAVCEENTEETDKADINTESNQSIHGKGSRARKLDESEVLIVSPSYVDDDSAYNTATGSHEHSEHLMDTSHVSVVTVGDEIKVKDSSHLSTDQYDTTLSNDNNNLNNQRPFIKNHNNNNHQNGQIIAGTSTEDVNIIINRNTPQDIGVGKRPSPDNSVGSMDSRTLSDSGSLRSSGGVVRRAVGLNIATVDQSDVESIGTTTSHDSRNEAETPIMGTKIPEDEEVVIRRKQGAPKIAPTGPTKEEIELRNLRKKTRKRTRKFEIDGVQVTTTTSRVIYGDEESGRLYDDHVFRKQELRELKMLQKQEKKQQNDLQLKEQIAREQQDRRFEQERISLEKTYEADMDTLARQQKQLIERTEQAQESELRSSSKRIRSDQEQELKIFRENLKQEIRLLKQEVDLLPKDKRKDEFKQRRSAMELDHEEKERAFLDSLKERHELLLRRLSEKHRDHLATINRNFLQQKQNAMRTREALLWELEEKQLHERHQLSKRHVKELCFMQRHQMIVRHEKELDQVKKMLQRKEEDMIKKQALEKRALPKRIRAERKARDLMFRESLRISTNLDPEVERERLKKFQEQEKKRYTLEERRFEIKHQKQLEELRATREGAIRELEQLQNEKRKALVEHEQAKLTDIDERLKAELREWKEQLVPRKQASG, from the exons ATGTCGTTCATAAATAATCTTAAGAAAGTATTCCACCTTGGTGGTGGTGAGGCGAAAAAGAAACGCCTCtataataacatcaaaatggaCACAGATCCGGCGGAGTTTTGGGAAATGGTAGGCGAGTTGGGAGATGGAGCTTTTGGCAAGGTATATAAGGCGCAACACAAGGAACAAAAACGCTTTGCTGCGGCAAAATTGTGCACATTAGAAGATGAAGAGAATCTAAGTGATCACATGGTTGAAATAGATATTTTGTCAGAGATAAAGCATCCAAATATTGTGGAGTTGTATGAAGCCTTCTCAATTGAAGACAAGCTGTGG ATGTTAATTGAGTATTGCGATGGCGGTGCACTTGACAGCATAATGGTGGAATTAGAGAAACCACTCACGGAACCACAAATAGCCTACGTTTGCCGGCACATGACTGAAGGTTTAAATTTTCTACACAATAATAAAGTAATCCATCGAGATTTAAAAGCTGGGAATGTATTACTAACCATGGAAGGCGGTGTCAAATTAG CTGATTTTGGCGTGTCGGCTAAGAATAAGCATACTTTACAAAAGCACGACACATTCATAGGCACACCTTATTGGATGGCGCCAGAGCTAGTGCTGTGTGAAACATTTCGGGATAATCCTTACGATTTAAAAGTGGATATCTGGTCACTGGGCATAACATTAATCGAGTTAGCGCAAATGGAACCACCAAATAGTGAAATGTCACCGATGcgtgttttattgaaaatacaaaaaagcgaTCCCCCCACACTGGATCAGCCATCAAAGTGGAGTAAGGAATTCGTTGACTTTCTAAAGAAAGCTTTGGTCAAA GATCCACAACAACGTCCACCCACAGATATTTTATTACAACATAAATTCATTAATTGTGAACTAGACGCTAAACCCATAAAAGACTTATTATTAGAATATAAAGCTGAAGTTGTTGAAGAAGTTGTCGATGATGATGCTGAG aAGCTTAAACGCCAAGTGAAGCGGCGCTCTCTTTATCAGAGG GAACCCCGCAACTCGGCGCTCCGGCTCGACCTGGACGATGACTCTGCCTCTTTGCAGAGCCAAGATATTGACAAAC TTCCAGGTACCCCAACATCAGTATCTATGGACTCTAAAGAAccaaatcaaacaaatagtaTACCACAAAGTAAACTATCACAACAACAAGGCGGAGCTGCAGATAATGCTTCACCTGTTTTGCAAAAAActcttgaaaataatataacaccATCTTCTAAGGGGGCCAAAGAGGATGAACCAATATTTAGCGTTAATAATACGCCCAAAGATAATGACACGAGTAATAAGACGCTTTCAACAGCTGGAGTGGCCAGTAAGCAAGCAGTTGCTACCAACACTGCCAACGAAGCTGCTGATAGTCTTCCTGAGAGAGGCGTTGACGCCGATAGGAAG ATCACCAAAAAGGAGAAGGGTAAAGCGCCACCACCACCGTCTACTGCTGCTGTAATCACCAAGCCGACCGAAGCACCAATACCCACAACGGCAACTGCCCACGCACGCGCTGAGCCGGAGAAGCGCAGCAACGAAGAACGTACACAAGCACCGCTAGCGCCTATGACGGTGCCCATCGAGCTGACCAAAAATGTGGAAATCGATGTACAAACAACGCTTGCCGCACAAGCTGCACAAGAGCAAGCGCACGTGCCAGCACCACCATCGCCGACCACATCATCGGCAGCGGTTTCGGTGAATTCCGCTTCGTCGTCGTCGGTGAAGAGCGGTGCTATGCTCAGCTCGAGCACTTCGCTCATCACCATAAATAGCGAGGCGTCGCCAACCGGCACGCCAACTCGTGCATTCAACAATcaggcacaacaacaacaacaaaatatagtTCATCCCAATAGCTTGGAAGCTGGCGTCAGTCAGATAAGAGTCGTGACCAGCACGCATCCACCGGTCATAATTGACAATTCAGTGCCGGCTGCCGCTGCTGCAGTGCCGCAAAGTGAAGTGATCATTGTTTCGAATGATTTGAATAAGAGCACACATGTGCCGGAATCTTCAACTGATGATGATTTCACTTCCTTCGATGACAGTCTGGGCGATTCACCGCTATCACCCCGTCAGTCATCCATGATAGTGGCCGTTTGCGAGGAGAACACCGAGGAAACGGACAAGGCTGACATAAACACCGAAAGTAATCAGTCCATACACGGTAAAGGTTCGCGTGCGCGCAAATTAGACGAGAGTGAGGTGCTAATAGTTAGCCCATCTTATGTGGATGATGATTCTGCGTACAATACAGCCACCGGCAGTCACGAACACAGCGAACATCTAATGGACACTAGTCACGTGTCTGTTGTGACTGTTGGCGATGAGATCAAAGTCAAGGATAGTAGTCATCTAAGCACCGATCAATATGATACGACACtcagcaacgacaacaacaatctGAATAATCAACGACCATTCATAAAGaatcacaataacaacaaccaccaaAACGGCCAAATTATCGCTGGCACATCGACCGAagatgtaaatattattataaatcgtAATACACCACAAGACATTGGTGTCGGCAAACGACCGTCACCGGATAATAGCGTCGGTTCTATGGATTCGCGTACATTAAGCGATAGCGGTTCGTTGCGTTCGAGTGGCGGTGTGGTACGACGTGCTGTCGGCTTGAATATTGCAACGGTTGATCAGAGTGACGTTGAGAGTATCGGCACCACAACTAGTCATGATAGTCGTAATGAGGCGGAGACACCCATAATGGGCACGAAGATACCCGAAGATGAGGAAGTTGTCATACGACGTAAACAGGGTGCACCGAAGATAGCACCCACTGGGCCGACTAAAGAGGAAATCGAATTACGTAATCTACGTAAGAAGACACGAAAACGTACGCGAAAATTCGAAATCGATGGTGTACAGGTGACGACCACCACCAGTCGTGTTATATACGGTGACGAGGAGTCGGGCAGACTATACGATGATCATGTGTTCCGCAAGCAAGAGTTGCGTgaattgaaaatgttgcaaaagcAGGAGAAGAAACAGCAAAACGATTTGCAATTGAAGGAGCAAATAGCGCGTGAGCAACAGGATCGTCGTTTCGAGCAGGAGCGCATTTCGCTGGAGAAGACGTACGAAGCGGATATGGATACTTTGGCACGACAACAGAAGCAGTTGATTGAGCGCACGGAACAGGCTCAGGAGAGTGAG TTGCGTAGCTCATCGAAACGCATACGTTCCGATCAAGAACAGGAATTGAAAATCTTCCGTGAGAATTTGAAACAAGAAATCCGTTTGCTCAAACAAGAGGTGGACTTGCTGCCCAAAGATAAACGTAAGGACGAATTCAAGCAACGTCGTTCCGCCATGGAGCTGGATCATGAGGAGAAAGAGCGCGCCTTCCTGGATTCGCTCAAAGAACGCCATGAATTGCTATTGCGACGCTTAAGCGAAAAGCATCGCGATCATCTTGCCACCATCAATCGTAATTTcctacaacaaaagcaaaatgccATGCGTACACGCGAAGCGTTACTTTGGGAATTGGAGGAGAAGCAATTACACGAACGCCATCAGCTGTCCAAGCGCCACGTCAAGGAGTTGTGCTTCATGCAACGCCATCAAATGATTGTGCGACACGAAAAGGAATTGGATCAGGTGAAGAAAATGTTGCAACGCAAAGAGGAGGACATGATTAAGAAGCAGGCACTGGAGAAGCGCGCGCTGCCAAAGCGTATACGTGCCGAACGCAAAGCGCGCGATTTGATGTTCCGTGAGTCATTGCGCATATCCACGAATCTGGATCCAGAGGTCGAGCGAGAACGTCTTAAGAAG ttcCAAGAACAAGAAAAGAAACGCTACACGTTAGAGGAGCGTCGATTTGAAATTAAACACCAAAAGCAGTTGGAGGAATTGCGCGCCACACGTGAGGGTGCGATAAG AGAACTCGAACAGCTGCAGAATGAAAAACGCAAAGCTTTGGTCGAACACGAACAGGCCAAGCTAACAGACATCGATGAGCGCCTAAAGGCTGAGTTGCGTGAATGGAAGGAGCAATTAGTACCTAGAAAGCAG GCTAGCGGCTGA